Proteins encoded within one genomic window of Formosa agariphila KMM 3901:
- a CDS encoding nucleotidyltransferase family protein: protein MNPLGTPLSDIAHILSFNSEDTISLEQDISNENLDWEAIVKLGSKHLIIPTIYSRLKSKKLLKLLPEDLQEYLKYIYSLNKERNESLLNEVKHINSWFIKQNIEHVFLKGAAMIASNYYEDSGERMLGDIDLLVPKEQSEKAFQILVDKGYTYAKEPTINPKYFEDKHLLRLASKDYIGAVEVHFKVLDKDQEDLHPKDVLKDKTFINITGIPIPHPKHLLIHNILNFQINDSGSYYNYIGLKNCYDSIVLLPHLNPKERNELFNNPHILNNLNLGSLYFKDIPEPPHSIRAAYYRSIYSLKNRYKAFNSIHYKTLAYLDFSKLLLHRSWFFIINKNYRADVLNDRERIKEFIKSKL from the coding sequence ATGAATCCTCTTGGAACTCCATTATCTGATATCGCTCACATATTGAGTTTTAATTCTGAAGACACTATTTCTTTAGAACAAGATATTAGTAATGAAAATTTAGATTGGGAAGCCATTGTAAAATTAGGTAGTAAACACCTTATTATACCAACGATTTACAGTCGACTTAAATCTAAAAAACTATTAAAGCTTTTACCTGAAGATCTTCAAGAGTATTTAAAATACATTTATAGTCTTAATAAAGAACGAAACGAATCTCTATTGAACGAAGTAAAACATATTAATTCTTGGTTTATAAAACAGAATATTGAACATGTCTTTTTAAAAGGTGCGGCCATGATTGCTTCAAATTATTACGAAGATAGTGGAGAACGCATGCTTGGAGATATCGACCTTTTAGTACCTAAAGAACAAAGTGAAAAAGCATTTCAAATTTTAGTTGATAAAGGTTATACCTATGCTAAAGAACCGACTATAAACCCTAAATACTTCGAGGACAAGCATCTTTTAAGGTTAGCTTCTAAAGATTATATTGGTGCAGTAGAAGTCCATTTTAAAGTATTAGATAAAGACCAAGAAGATTTACACCCAAAAGATGTATTAAAAGATAAAACGTTTATAAATATTACTGGGATACCTATTCCCCACCCTAAGCATTTACTAATTCATAACATCTTAAACTTTCAGATTAATGATTCTGGATCGTATTACAATTATATCGGACTAAAAAACTGTTACGACTCTATTGTTTTACTTCCACATTTAAACCCTAAGGAGAGAAATGAATTGTTTAATAATCCTCATATATTAAATAATTTAAACTTAGGAAGTTTATATTTTAAAGATATTCCTGAACCTCCACATTCCATTAGGGCAGCTTATTATCGAAGTATTTATAGTTTAAAAAACAGATATAAAGCATTTAATTCTATTCATTACAAAACGTTAGCTTACCTAGATTTTTCAAAACTACTATTACACCGCTCCTGGTTTTTTATAATAAACAAAAATTACAGAGCCGATGTCCTAAATGATAGAGAACGCATTAAAGAATTTATTAAATCGAAGTTGTAA
- a CDS encoding AMP-dependent synthetase/ligase, producing MEYKHLVQEIKENSQRFRNKNAIFFKNNELNTWEGISWLDFESRIEILSKALINYGITPQQNVAIFSENMPNWIIADLAIMSVRAVTIPIYATNSKKEVEYVINDAEVSLLFVGDQNEYDKAYELLDSSNYLKLIVALTKTIKLQPSDNSVYLEDFVAFKASETIEIELQKRDYERELEDLASIIYTSGTTGEPKGVMLDYTNFGGSLMAHDYELEVSDKDVSLSFLPLSHIYERSWVFFCLKKGIEVYFNQDPKKIVDVIAEVKPTLMCTVPRIFEKIFAAIQDKRKEASPTKMKLASWALGVGNNYYNKHKRLEKNVPLALKLKYNIADKLVLSKLRDVFGGRIKFMPCGGAPLAPDMVSFFHSFGLNIKCGYGLTETTATASLFGDTFFEFNSAGKPIEGTQIKIGNNNEVLVKGPGVMKGYYKKPEATAEVFESGWFKTGDAGKIDNSGNLIITDRIKDLMKTSGGKYIAPQKLENALITDSFIEQIAVIGDQQKYVTALAVPSFDNLKKYALEHKINFKDVEDLITNSQIITLFEKRFEELQKEFSKFEKIKKFTLLPKEFSIESGEITATLKLKRKVIQKKHKELIDKMYSD from the coding sequence ATGGAGTACAAACACTTAGTACAAGAGATAAAGGAAAATAGTCAGCGTTTTAGAAATAAAAACGCAATTTTTTTTAAAAATAATGAACTTAATACTTGGGAAGGTATTTCTTGGTTAGATTTTGAATCTCGAATAGAAATACTATCTAAAGCCCTTATTAACTATGGTATAACACCGCAGCAAAATGTTGCTATTTTTTCAGAGAATATGCCTAATTGGATTATTGCAGATCTTGCAATTATGAGTGTTAGAGCTGTAACTATTCCAATTTATGCAACGAACTCTAAGAAAGAAGTTGAATATGTCATTAACGATGCAGAAGTTAGTCTGCTTTTTGTTGGTGATCAGAATGAATATGATAAAGCTTATGAGCTTTTAGATAGTTCTAATTATCTAAAATTAATAGTTGCGTTAACCAAAACCATCAAGCTACAACCTTCAGACAATTCAGTGTATTTAGAAGATTTTGTAGCATTCAAAGCTTCTGAAACTATTGAAATAGAACTTCAGAAAAGGGATTATGAGCGTGAATTAGAAGATTTAGCAAGTATAATTTATACCTCAGGAACTACAGGAGAACCAAAGGGTGTTATGTTAGATTATACAAATTTTGGAGGTTCATTAATGGCTCATGATTATGAGTTAGAAGTTTCAGACAAGGATGTTTCTTTAAGTTTTTTACCCTTAAGTCATATTTACGAAAGAAGCTGGGTATTCTTTTGCTTGAAAAAAGGAATTGAAGTATACTTTAATCAAGATCCTAAAAAAATTGTAGATGTTATTGCAGAAGTAAAACCTACTTTAATGTGTACAGTACCTCGAATTTTTGAAAAGATTTTTGCTGCAATTCAAGATAAAAGAAAAGAGGCTTCGCCTACTAAAATGAAACTGGCTAGTTGGGCATTAGGAGTAGGTAACAATTATTATAATAAGCATAAGCGCTTAGAAAAGAACGTGCCTCTAGCTTTGAAGTTAAAATACAATATAGCCGATAAGTTGGTGTTAAGTAAGTTGCGTGATGTATTTGGTGGACGTATAAAATTTATGCCTTGCGGAGGAGCTCCATTGGCGCCAGATATGGTTTCGTTTTTTCATTCGTTTGGACTTAATATAAAATGTGGTTATGGATTAACCGAAACAACGGCAACGGCAAGTTTATTTGGAGATACATTTTTTGAATTTAATTCTGCAGGAAAGCCTATAGAAGGCACTCAAATAAAAATAGGAAACAATAATGAGGTTTTAGTAAAAGGTCCTGGTGTAATGAAGGGCTATTATAAAAAACCGGAAGCTACTGCTGAAGTCTTTGAAAGTGGTTGGTTTAAAACGGGAGATGCAGGTAAAATAGATAACAGTGGTAACTTGATTATTACTGACAGAATTAAGGATTTAATGAAAACTTCTGGAGGAAAATATATCGCACCTCAAAAGTTAGAAAACGCACTAATTACCGATTCTTTTATAGAACAAATAGCAGTAATTGGGGATCAGCAAAAATATGTAACAGCTTTGGCGGTACCAAGCTTCGATAATTTAAAAAAATATGCTCTTGAGCATAAAATTAACTTTAAAGATGTTGAAGATTTAATTACAAATAGTCAGATTATAACCCTTTTTGAAAAGCGATTTGAGGAGCTTCAGAAAGAGTTCTCTAAATTCGAAAAAATTAAAAAATTCACATTACTACCAAAAGAGTTTAGTATTGAGTCTGGAGAAATAACTGCAACTTTAAAACTGAAACGAAAAGTAATTCAGAAGAAGCATAAAGAGCTTATAGATAAAATGTATTCAGATTAA
- a CDS encoding GatB/YqeY domain-containing protein yields MGLQQDIMTAMKAAMKAKDQTALAALRAVKSELLLAQTESGSKEEITEEQEIKILSKLVKQRKDSAAIFTEQNRTDLAEPELAQAEVISQFLPEQLSEADIEKVVLEAISNLGAEGMKDMGKVMGVVNQQLAGKADGKTISTLVKKNLV; encoded by the coding sequence ATGGGTTTACAACAAGATATCATGACAGCTATGAAAGCTGCTATGAAAGCCAAAGATCAAACAGCCTTAGCTGCTTTAAGAGCAGTAAAATCGGAGTTGTTATTAGCACAAACAGAATCAGGTTCTAAAGAAGAAATTACAGAAGAGCAAGAGATTAAAATACTATCTAAATTGGTAAAACAACGTAAGGATAGTGCTGCTATTTTTACAGAACAAAACCGAACAGATTTAGCCGAACCAGAATTAGCACAAGCCGAAGTTATTAGTCAGTTTTTACCAGAGCAACTAAGTGAAGCAGATATTGAGAAAGTTGTATTAGAAGCAATCTCTAATTTAGGTGCAGAAGGTATGAAAGATATGGGAAAAGTTATGGGTGTTGTTAACCAGCAATTAGCAGGTAAAGCAGACGGTAAGACCATCTCAACGTTAGTAAAAAAGAACCTAGTTTAG
- the ftsZ gene encoding cell division protein FtsZ — MSSNKEFASISFDLPKNQSNVIKVIGVGGGGSNAINHMFQQGIKGVDFVICNTDAQALQNSGVPNKIQLGLDLTEGLGAGANPEIGEQSAVESYDDLKRMLDTNTKMIFITAGMGGGTGTGAAPIIAKMAKDLDVLTVGIVTMPFQFEGKMRNEQAQKGIEKLRNVVDSLIVINNNKLREVYGNLGFKAGFSKADEVLATAARGIAEVITHHYTQNIDLRDAKTVLSNSGSAIMGSSISSGQNRAKDAIMKALDSPLLNDNKIQGAKNVLLLIVSGEQEITIDEIGEINDHIQSEAGHGANIIMGVGEDDSLEESIAVTIIATGFNLDQQDEISNTEAKKVIHSLNEEQNLDKEEASKISREPAIIPPSVDLKAEVKAPEVIKHTLDINDLQDFDAPVKKETPKPSNTADLVETTQAVKDIEVTFENLSDFDVDVNDFVFTEVKNGVAETEIPEEDEKQITLTFDMPLQQSKPTLESQEEVEEKPVIKHSLEDTDKVKNTAVNEYVELINVTESNEKGEVRYVLDDYEEQEEERKAVVKQEKKPIHDDTLSNFNQDVSFVKKEATPEPTRVTQPEPVEPIDPMNTPISEMLKERAEERRRKMKDFNYKFNTSKIDEIEKIPAYKRQGVNLDETQHSSENNMSGTSLSVDDNNDIQLRSNNSFLHDNVD; from the coding sequence ATGAGCAGCAACAAAGAATTCGCAAGTATCTCATTTGACTTACCAAAGAACCAATCAAATGTAATTAAAGTTATTGGTGTTGGTGGTGGTGGTAGTAATGCCATCAATCACATGTTCCAACAAGGCATTAAAGGCGTAGATTTTGTAATCTGTAATACAGATGCACAAGCGCTTCAAAACAGTGGTGTTCCAAATAAAATTCAGTTAGGATTAGACCTAACCGAAGGATTAGGAGCCGGTGCAAACCCTGAAATAGGTGAGCAATCTGCTGTAGAAAGTTACGACGACTTAAAACGTATGCTGGATACCAACACAAAAATGATATTTATTACTGCTGGTATGGGTGGTGGTACAGGTACTGGAGCTGCACCAATCATCGCAAAAATGGCCAAAGACCTAGATGTCTTAACTGTCGGTATTGTTACCATGCCTTTTCAGTTCGAAGGTAAAATGCGTAATGAACAAGCACAAAAAGGAATTGAAAAATTACGTAATGTAGTCGATTCTTTAATTGTGATAAATAATAACAAACTTCGTGAAGTTTACGGAAACCTTGGTTTTAAAGCAGGATTCTCTAAAGCAGACGAAGTGTTAGCCACAGCTGCTCGTGGTATAGCCGAAGTTATTACACATCACTACACACAAAACATCGATTTACGTGATGCTAAAACGGTTTTAAGTAATAGTGGTTCTGCAATTATGGGGTCTTCAATTTCGTCTGGTCAAAACAGAGCGAAAGATGCCATAATGAAAGCTTTAGACTCTCCTTTATTAAACGATAATAAAATTCAAGGTGCTAAAAACGTGTTGTTGCTAATCGTTTCTGGTGAACAAGAAATTACTATCGATGAGATTGGTGAAATCAACGATCATATTCAAAGCGAAGCTGGTCATGGTGCCAATATTATTATGGGGGTTGGTGAAGACGATTCGTTAGAAGAATCTATTGCTGTAACTATAATTGCAACTGGTTTTAATTTAGATCAGCAAGATGAAATTTCAAATACAGAGGCAAAAAAAGTCATTCATTCTTTGAATGAAGAACAAAACCTAGATAAAGAAGAAGCGTCTAAAATAAGTCGTGAACCAGCTATAATCCCACCAAGTGTAGATTTAAAAGCAGAAGTTAAAGCACCTGAAGTTATAAAACATACATTAGATATTAACGACTTACAAGATTTTGATGCTCCAGTTAAAAAGGAAACACCAAAACCGTCTAATACAGCAGATTTAGTTGAAACAACTCAAGCGGTAAAAGATATTGAAGTCACGTTCGAAAACTTATCAGATTTCGATGTCGATGTAAATGATTTTGTATTTACTGAAGTTAAAAATGGTGTTGCTGAGACAGAGATTCCTGAGGAAGATGAGAAGCAAATCACCTTAACTTTCGATATGCCTTTACAGCAAAGTAAGCCTACTTTAGAATCGCAAGAAGAAGTAGAAGAAAAGCCCGTAATCAAGCATTCATTAGAAGATACAGATAAGGTTAAAAATACTGCGGTTAATGAGTATGTAGAGCTAATTAATGTAACAGAATCTAACGAAAAAGGTGAAGTAAGATACGTACTAGACGATTATGAGGAGCAAGAGGAAGAGCGTAAGGCTGTGGTTAAACAAGAGAAGAAACCTATTCACGACGATACTTTAAGCAATTTTAATCAAGACGTTAGTTTTGTTAAGAAAGAAGCAACTCCAGAGCCTACTCGAGTAACACAGCCAGAACCAGTAGAGCCTATAGACCCAATGAATACGCCAATATCTGAGATGCTTAAAGAGCGTGCAGAAGAGCGTAGAAGAAAGATGAAGGATTTTAATTATAAATTCAATACATCTAAAATTGATGAAATAGAAAAAATTCCAGCATATAAACGCCAAGGCGTTAATTTAGATGAAACACAACACTCTTCAGAGAATAATATGTCGGGTACAAGTTTAAGCGTAGACGATAATAATGATATTCAATTAAGAAGTAATAATTCATTTTTACACGATAACGTAGACTAG